In the Actinomycetes bacterium genome, one interval contains:
- a CDS encoding nitrate reductase codes for MTAEHSSTTDSTLDSTIDRTRDPWGDRTPHDRGTVWPARQDQVLDTGLTDDDVDSWVQSACVLCSNGCAADIAVKDGRMVGVRGRPDDRVNRGRLGPKGLYGSWPWAAAEDRLTTPLVRVGGVLREASWDEAMGRVVETSQRLLAEKGPLSHGFYTSGQLFLEEYYTLGVIGKAGIGTPHMDGNTRLCTATSAAALKESFGCDGQPGSYADIEECEAVFLYGHNMAETQTVLWSRLLDRTHGSDPPVLVCVDPRSTRVAEEARRTGGVHLAPAPGTNVALMNALLREQLEHGWLEEAWVAEHTVGIDELRLVVDPYTPERAARTCRVPADDLRRAAEIFGTTDRVVSTVLQGFYQSHQATAASVAVNDLHLLRGMIGRPGCGILQMNGQPTAQNTRECGADGDLPGFRNWENPEHVAELARLWNVDELTIPHWAPPTHAMQIFRYAEQGSIGLLWISATNPAVSMPELGRIRDLLGGDQCFVVVQDLFLTETARLADVVLPAAGWGEKTGTFTNADRTVHLSEKAVDPPGEARADLDIWLDYADRMGFTDRDGAPLVRWRRPEEAFEAWKECSRGRPCDYTGLSYDVLRGPSGLQWPVTAERPDGTERLYTDHVFPTDSDYCEDYGHDLVTGGVVTPEKHKAMGLAGRAVLKAVPWQPPHESPSPTYPLLFTTGRTVHHFHTRTKTGRSRRLRDAAPRPWVELSAADAQRLEVADGDQVRVESPRGHLEAPARVTEVREGTVFAPFHYGYWDVAEGAGPDGAPRAANELTMTIWDPVSKQPVFKTAACRVSRVERSG; via the coding sequence GTGACGGCTGAGCACAGCAGCACGACCGACAGCACGCTCGACAGCACGATCGACCGGACGCGCGACCCCTGGGGCGACCGGACACCGCACGACCGGGGCACGGTGTGGCCGGCCCGCCAGGACCAGGTGCTCGACACCGGGCTCACCGACGACGACGTCGACTCCTGGGTGCAGTCGGCCTGCGTCCTGTGCAGCAACGGCTGCGCCGCCGACATCGCGGTCAAGGACGGCCGGATGGTCGGCGTCCGCGGCCGGCCGGACGACCGGGTCAACCGGGGCCGGCTCGGCCCCAAGGGCCTCTACGGCAGCTGGCCCTGGGCCGCCGCCGAGGACCGGCTGACCACTCCGCTGGTGCGCGTCGGCGGGGTGCTGCGGGAGGCATCCTGGGACGAGGCGATGGGCCGGGTCGTCGAGACCTCGCAGCGCCTGCTGGCCGAGAAGGGCCCGCTCTCCCACGGCTTCTACACGTCCGGGCAGCTGTTCCTGGAGGAGTACTACACGCTCGGCGTCATCGGCAAGGCGGGCATCGGCACCCCGCACATGGACGGCAACACCCGGCTGTGCACCGCTACCTCCGCCGCCGCGCTCAAGGAGTCGTTCGGCTGCGACGGCCAGCCGGGCAGCTACGCCGACATCGAGGAGTGCGAGGCCGTCTTCCTCTACGGCCACAACATGGCCGAGACGCAGACCGTGCTGTGGTCGCGGCTGCTGGACCGCACGCACGGCAGCGACCCGCCGGTCCTGGTCTGCGTGGACCCTCGCTCGACCCGGGTCGCCGAGGAGGCCCGGCGGACCGGCGGCGTGCATCTCGCGCCGGCACCAGGCACCAACGTGGCGCTGATGAACGCGCTGCTCCGTGAGCAGCTCGAGCACGGCTGGCTCGAGGAGGCATGGGTGGCCGAGCACACGGTCGGCATCGACGAGCTGCGCCTGGTCGTCGACCCGTACACCCCGGAACGGGCGGCCCGGACCTGCCGGGTCCCGGCCGACGACCTGCGGCGCGCGGCCGAGATCTTCGGCACCACCGACCGGGTCGTGTCGACCGTGCTGCAAGGCTTCTACCAGTCCCACCAGGCGACGGCGGCCTCCGTGGCGGTCAACGACCTGCACCTGCTGCGCGGGATGATCGGCCGCCCGGGCTGCGGGATCCTGCAGATGAACGGCCAGCCCACCGCCCAGAACACCCGCGAGTGCGGGGCCGACGGAGACCTGCCCGGCTTCCGCAACTGGGAGAACCCGGAGCACGTCGCCGAGCTGGCCCGGCTCTGGAACGTCGACGAGCTGACCATCCCGCACTGGGCGCCGCCGACCCACGCGATGCAGATCTTCCGCTACGCCGAGCAGGGAAGCATCGGCCTTCTGTGGATCTCGGCGACCAACCCAGCCGTCTCCATGCCCGAGCTGGGCCGCATCCGCGACCTGCTCGGCGGCGACCAGTGCTTCGTCGTCGTCCAGGACCTGTTCCTGACCGAGACCGCCCGGCTGGCCGACGTGGTGCTGCCGGCCGCCGGCTGGGGCGAGAAGACCGGCACCTTCACCAACGCCGACCGCACCGTCCACCTCTCCGAGAAGGCCGTCGACCCGCCCGGTGAGGCGCGCGCCGACCTCGACATCTGGCTCGACTACGCCGACCGGATGGGCTTCACCGACCGGGACGGCGCGCCGCTGGTGCGGTGGCGCAGGCCCGAGGAGGCGTTCGAGGCGTGGAAGGAGTGCTCTAGGGGGCGGCCGTGCGACTACACCGGCCTGTCGTACGACGTCCTGCGCGGTCCGTCGGGCCTGCAGTGGCCGGTCACCGCCGAGCGGCCGGACGGCACCGAGCGGCTCTACACCGACCACGTGTTCCCGACCGACTCCGACTACTGCGAGGACTACGGCCACGACCTGGTGACCGGCGGGGTCGTCACGCCGGAGAAGCACAAGGCAATGGGCCTGGCCGGCCGGGCCGTGCTCAAGGCGGTCCCCTGGCAGCCGCCGCACGAGAGTCCCTCGCCGACGTACCCCCTGCTCTTCACCACCGGGCGGACGGTGCATCACTTCCACACCCGCACCAAGACCGGCCGCTCCCGGCGGCTCCGGGACGCCGCGCCCCGGCCGTGGGTCGAGCTGTCCGCTGCCGACGCCCAGCGGCTGGAGGTCGCCGACGGCGACCAGGTGCGCGTCGAGTCGCCGCGCGGGCACCTCGAGGCGCCGGCCCGGGTCACCGAGGTGCGCGAGGGAACCGTCTTCGCGCCGTTCCACTACGGCTACTGGGACGTGGCCGAGGGAGCCGGCCCGGACGGCGCGCCGCGCGCGGCCAACGAGCTGACCATGACGATCTGGGACCCGGTGTCGAAGCAGCCGGTCTTCAAGACCGCCGCCTGCCGGGTGAGCCGGGTGGAGAGGAGCGGGTGA
- a CDS encoding ROK family glucokinase, whose amino-acid sequence MTLTIGVDIGGTKVAGGVVEADGRILEQHRVTTPARDAEATTDAIVRVIEELRGRHDDIEAVGLGIAGFVDAARSVVYFAPNLLGWRDGPLREEVEKRVNLPVVVENDANAAAWGEARFGAGREEACIVCVTLGTGVGGGIIVDRHLFRGGFGVAAEIGHIQMVEGGRPCGCGQRGCWEQYASGGALVREARERAEEDRPAAELLLGLGDGTPQGIAGQHVTEAAHQGDPVAIAAFDTLGHWVGQGLADLAAVVDPQVFILGGGVSEAGEVLLEPTRKAYEELLTGRGRRPLAEVVPAQLGNDAGLVGAADLARDR is encoded by the coding sequence GTGACGCTGACCATCGGGGTCGACATCGGTGGCACCAAGGTGGCCGGCGGCGTCGTCGAGGCCGACGGGCGCATCCTCGAGCAGCACCGGGTCACCACCCCGGCGCGCGACGCCGAGGCGACCACCGACGCGATCGTCAGGGTCATCGAGGAGCTGCGCGGCCGGCACGACGACATCGAGGCGGTCGGCCTGGGCATCGCCGGTTTCGTCGACGCGGCCCGGTCGGTCGTCTACTTCGCGCCCAACCTGCTCGGCTGGCGCGACGGCCCGCTGCGCGAGGAGGTCGAGAAGCGGGTCAACCTGCCGGTCGTCGTCGAGAACGACGCCAACGCGGCCGCCTGGGGCGAGGCCCGCTTCGGCGCCGGCCGCGAGGAGGCCTGCATCGTCTGCGTCACCCTCGGCACCGGCGTGGGCGGCGGGATCATCGTCGACCGGCACCTCTTCCGGGGCGGCTTCGGGGTCGCCGCCGAGATCGGGCACATCCAGATGGTCGAGGGCGGCCGGCCGTGCGGCTGCGGGCAGCGGGGCTGCTGGGAGCAGTACGCCAGCGGCGGCGCCCTCGTCCGGGAGGCCCGGGAACGAGCCGAGGAGGACCGGCCGGCCGCCGAGCTGCTGCTCGGGCTCGGCGACGGCACCCCGCAGGGCATCGCGGGGCAGCACGTCACCGAGGCGGCGCACCAGGGCGACCCGGTGGCGATAGCTGCGTTCGACACCCTCGGACACTGGGTCGGCCAGGGGCTGGCCGACCTGGCCGCCGTGGTCGACCCGCAGGTCTTCATCCTGGGCGGCGGGGTCTCCGAGGCCGGCGAGGTGCTCCTCGAGCCGACCCGCAAGGCCTACGAGGAGCTGTTGACCGGGCGCGGCCGCCGGCCGCTGGCCGAGGTGGTGCCGGCCCAGCTGGGCAACGACGCCGGGCTGGTCGGCGCGGCCGACCTGGCTCGCGACCGCTGA
- a CDS encoding SRPBCC family protein: protein MADRTESSIVVDAPPADVMTVIADFAAYPEWTGAVKEAEVRSQASNGRAKEVWFDLDAGAIKDQYTLAYTWKADREVRWQLVEAENIVKSMDGAYLLEDNGDGSTTVTYQLAVDIKIPMLGMIKRKAEKVIIDTALKELKKRVEA, encoded by the coding sequence ATGGCTGACCGCACCGAGTCCAGCATCGTCGTCGACGCCCCGCCGGCCGACGTGATGACGGTGATCGCGGACTTCGCGGCCTACCCGGAGTGGACGGGGGCGGTCAAGGAGGCCGAGGTGCGCTCGCAGGCGTCCAACGGCCGGGCCAAGGAGGTCTGGTTCGACCTCGACGCCGGCGCCATCAAGGACCAGTACACCCTCGCCTACACCTGGAAGGCCGACCGCGAGGTCCGCTGGCAGCTCGTCGAGGCGGAGAACATCGTCAAGTCGATGGACGGGGCCTACCTGCTCGAGGACAACGGCGACGGCAGCACCACGGTCACCTACCAGCTGGCCGTCGACATCAAGATCCCGATGCTCGGCATGATCAAGCGCAAGGCGGAGAAGGTCATCATCGACACCGCGCTCAAGGAGCTCAAGAAACGGGTGGAGGCATGA